In the genome of Odontesthes bonariensis isolate fOdoBon6 chromosome 20, fOdoBon6.hap1, whole genome shotgun sequence, the window CTCTGAGGGACAGCTGCGGCCTTCTGAGGATAAAAGCAGATATAATTCATGGATGTATGTTACGCTGCTCTTTTAAATTGGCAATCGTGTTTCTACagctttgtgtattttattctttaaagtGGACACAGTATCAGAGCTTTAGGCCACTCAGGTGTTATTACAAAAAACACAGTTACCTCTAAAACCTGGCTCgtctctttttaatttttttttttttttttttttttttttgtgtgtgcatgttgagTTGCACAGATCACGAGCGTCATTTTTATTATGTGATCCATTTCTTCTGTGGAAACGGTTCTTTCAATGACAAGGTGGCAGCATGTGGTCAAAGAGCACCAGAAAAAGTGAATGATTTTTATCAGACTGCTTTTAGAAAAATGAGATAAATTAGATTTGTGAGGGGAAGAAAATCGAAGGTGAATTCCAAATACTTTGATTAGACTTTAAAATGATCCTCCGACACAAACCAGTGTTCTGATAATCAAACCTCTAAATTGTGGAGTCAAAGTGGTTGTTTTtgctaagaaaaacaaaaaaaaacatctgcataATTAACTGAAAAGCAAAAGTCTCATCTCCCTGCATGTTTGAAAAATGCAGAGCTCGCCTCACTGCTCCTTTAAATTCCTTTAAATCCTGATGTTGCACAGTAGGTGGTGCGCTTTACCCAAATCGTGACTGGGGCTTCTCATACCAACTTCCCAGTTCTTCCCAGATAAATTCCCACAAAGGAAACTCCAGTCTGAGGCACGAAAGATATCATCTTTCAAGCAGCGAGAAAACTGAGGACACGTTTTGGAGTAAAGGTTCGATTTGTTTTATATGAAAAATGGTGCACGATTTAAAACAAACGCATTTCAAATACAATTTTACTCTGATTTAGCTCTGATCAGGTTaaaatttcctttttcttttgtggaaaatgatttaaaaatggtCCCGTTTCTATTCCGGTCGGAGTTCTTGGATGGTCTCAGAGTTGGAGGGTGTCGGGTCATCTAGGAGCTTATGAGCGTTTCAGCAGCCAAAGAAAACCAGCATATCCAAATGCCTTGGAGGGACGTCAAAGATCCTGCTCTTAATTCTCCTCCTCGGCAgctttctgtaagacaaaaagTGACATTAGTGTTCACTTTCATGAAGGTATAAGTAGGTCTGACCCAACTGTGAGTGATAATCGGCGATCTTAACCAAAATGAACCGGCCCGGCTGTGGTGCCGCAGTGGAACCACTTTACCTTGAGTTTCTCGAGGAACCCTCCTTTGCGAAGGTTCATAAATGCTTTTACGAGCTTTGGAGTTGGTGGTTTTGGTCCAAACAGAGCTAAACCtttctgtttttcctccttgGTTTTGGTTCCTGCTGCAGCTTTGGATTTCATTAGTTGTCTTTGTAATCACAGGAAACACACATACAGATATAAATCTTAGTGGACAACAAATTAAAACTTTAGCGTAACAAAACAGCCGCGCATTAAGTGACTCACCTGCCCTTCCTGGCCAGAACTTTCTGAGACTCTGGGTAGTGGACGAGGATGTCAAACAGGTCTTTCTTCTCCAGAACAAAGAGGTTTGCAAAGCCATGAGCTTTCACGTTAGCTGTGCGCCTGTTTCCTCCGTCTTTGGCAGATTGCAGTAAACTGCAGTTGggtacagacacacaaacaaataatGCCTCTGTTGTGTCCGCATTAAATGACATGGAATACTTTGGATAACGGCACGAAGTTCAACTGAAGCATACTTATTATTTTGCACATCGGTCTACTCGATGATAAAACTATGACTCTAAAGGCTTCATCTGAGCTGGATTGTTCAATTCTGTCAATTTCTGTTCTTGCCGCGTCCTCGCCGACGCAGCAGACGAACCTGATTTCTCCAAACACGCAGCCAGCCTTCAGTGTGACGAACACAATACTGTTGTCAGGTCCTCCCACCACCTGCACCGCTCCACCTTTGATGATGTACATCTCTTTACCGATGTCCCCCTGCGGAGGAGAGCACAGGGCAGCAGCGCCGAGGTCAGTGTTACGCTCAGATCACAAGGCTTTGGCCACGTTGTTCGTTATTTCATGAGGAGTAGCACAGCTCACCTTCTTCACAACAAAGTCTCCAGGCAGATAGATGATGGACTTAAGCCTCAGTAACATGTCGACTAACATCTGCTGGTCACAGCCCTAAAGGAGACGGTGTTTAGTGGACTGGTTACTGACGTGGAGCTGTGTTTCTCAGGACATGTGACTCCGAGTGTCCATCAGGTTTTACAAAATTCAAATTAAGTGATTTAGTAATAAAGTGAACACAAAAACCTTAATGAATGTCAGTAAATATGTCCCATCACATTGCCTTCAAACCTCTTTTGACCCTCTTCTAAttgcatttatatttttttccatcttaaaTGAGGTCTAACCTTTTCGACAGTGTACCTTTGcatgttttttactttttagtaaTATGGAAATCAGGGGAACATTTGTTTCAGCTTAGCGTTCATTTTCAATTTAATgtcatttttaatttctttgaaGCAAGCCTTTGCTTTGAGCTGAGGACAAATTACAGGCTGAAGCACCTGAAACAGTGCAATCTTCTGGAATGTGGACAAGTTGATGTCCACAGCGATGGCGACTCTCATCACCAGAGGCATCTTGTCCAGGAGCTCAGACTCGTCTAAACAGAAGGGAATCATGCATTAATAATCTGTTTTAATGTCGGTTAGTCGGTATAAGTCAGCTTCATAACCACAGTCTGCGATCTTACTTGTTGGTGATAACACACAGAGTAGCAAGAACAATTTGTTACCCAACATTCCCTGAGCAGTCCAGGTGTAGTTGTACCAAGTCCGAACCCTGTTCTGGACCAGCTTGGGGATCGTATAAGTGTTCATGTATTCAACACAGCCGTCCATCGATGCCCGGAAGTATGCCtgagctgctgtggctgctccTATGACATCTCTCATCTGAAAGAGGTAAACGTACATCAAGAGTTTCGGGGAGTAAAGTAATGTTTGTGAGGAAAAACGGTTGAATTGGAAGGAATTATCAAAACTGTGGAACGCTACAAATTCAACCCCAAAACAATGGCTGAAAGCTGAAACGGATTTACTGCTTTTAGGTATGAAAAAGGCATTAAAATGTCTACCTGTCCAATTAGACTGGAGAACACAAAGACACCAATGAAAAAGTTGGTCATCTGAAAGATGATCTCGAAGACGGTGACGGGTTCTGGGAGGCCCCCGATGTTGATTAAACTGCGAACTGCAAAGTAGTAACAACGCAGGTACCTTTTGGAGGGTAGAAGAAAGACACTTTAGCTTTTGTTAAAGACCACATTTAATCAAGCACCTTAGTAAAGCCCAGTGTTCTGTATATTATGTTTGTCACCGTTTGGGGCCAAAGCCTTTAAACACCGTCAGGGAAGGGCTTACCatacagaaagaaaacaaaataatagGAAAACTACTGGAGTGGAGCTATAAAGCCAAAAACAAGAAGTGTAGTTGTTTAATCCAAGAGATTCACTTACCATCTAACATATGTATAATAAATAATCACACCGTAGATTAACAGTTTGTGTTGTTAGCTTATGCGCTTCGCATTTGGTTACACCTGGGCTGCAGATGAAGATCTGATTACATTTTAGGACCACAGTCATACTGTTTCTCGCCACCATAACTGTTGAGGCGTGTTCAGATGGTTTCAGTATAAGAGATGAGATGTGGTCGTTATTATTAAaacttaaaacttaaaactTCCATAGTGTAAAATACATACGCAAGGAATTGTTTGATTGTTACTCAGAATTTCAAAGTTCAAATAAACTTTAACCTAAGATATAGCtaacatttttttatgttttattttttaaagtagtGGTTTTAGACGCACACAAACGGAAACACACAAGGcattcagcaccatggacagcgaCTCAGCGCAGGACTGGCTGGGTTCCAGCCCCCACGGGGATCTCTCCAGGAGGAAACCTGCCAAACAGCGttttaaaagtaaaatgaacttaCGCTGTGCCTTTTCCATCGTACACCCATGTAGTTGTTGCAAGACCCTGGTGTACTGAGGCAACATAGAATGCACAGGCGTTGAGATGGAGCACATAGAGCAGGTAGCCTGTGGTGCGGGCCACTCTGCGTCAGGCGGAAAGTGACGCAAAGGAAAGAAAGTAGACAGGATTAAATGAGACTGAGGTTATCTTTAGGTGGAATGAGATATTTCTTTAGAATCAAGCTATTAGGACTGGATATAACGTACCCACATATATCCAAACAGGGTAAATATACGGATAGATGTTATTTAACACATCTCATACtgttattttttctgttttaatgcaGCCTCTGTGTTTATATGCTTCTCTCATTGTTCTGTGAGCGTTTACCTCCAGATGTAAGCTTTGGCCATGATACTCTCAAGTCGGTCACTGAACTCAAAGAAGGACTCAAACTACAACAGAAATGGAGACGCAGACACAGTGGGGAGCTGAGCAGGAAATGTAAAGTCTAGTAGAAAATAAACGGCTTTGGTAAGAAATGATCAACTGCCCCACCTACCCTGATGAAGCGGTTGAATCGGTAAATGGAGGAGAATTCAAACTGCAGGCTGAGAAGGTCAAATGGGAGGATGCTGATCATATCAGTCTACAGGGagggaaagagaaaaataaaatcacctGATAGGGTGAAATAGGCTGCATTTGCTCCTCTTATGGTAACGGTGAGTGGAGAGGTATTACTATTGTTTGCTTTAGTAAAGGTATTCAGATTCGTATTCTAAAAGATTGCTGTGATAATAAATAATGCGAGAAAGATAGAAAAATTGTGCTTGCCTTAACTGGATCATTTGACCTCTTCAgcttttctttaaaagaaaaccaTCTCAGAGGTCGACTCATATGAAACTGTGAGCCATAAGCTTTTTCAAAATGGGGTCTAACTGGAGATTCTGTGTCATCTGTTGGTCTCCTTCGCCAGGCCTCTTTATACAAACTAACATTATTTAAATTAAAT includes:
- the cngb3.1 gene encoding cyclic nucleotide-gated channel beta-3, with product MFSRLKRLMGAPEAPSVQAAAPPSTSAPPAKETPPDKKDEKVEEPKKEAEEKEVETKDEEEKEEEKKEEKKEDPEAAPAAPAVPAAPAPAPAPAAPAPAPAAPATAVPAAAPAPAADAPANTDGGEGEEPPPPPVVYSRYADDTLRSVMKRLRERTEMLKEKAIDPYATSPEITPPVTPILKKEDYIRMKEEERIAKEEEDKRKAEEAAKKAEEKKKKDEEKRLEAEKKAEEERLAEEAMKKGKILSDFSCSCFDILFRPIEEKMDTVLGDTIDPFTDRRYIAWLTVVAMAFNYNVWFCTARVAFPFHNPSANKYWIFFDILSDIVNAIDILVWQPRLQFVKAGDIVKNRTMTKVHYRKSQRFKTDMISILPFDLLSLQFEFSSIYRFNRFIRFESFFEFSDRLESIMAKAYIWRVARTTGYLLYVLHLNACAFYVASVHQGLATTTWVYDGKGTAYLRCYYFAVRSLINIGGLPEPVTVFEIIFQMTNFFIGVFVFSSLIGQMRDVIGAATAAQAYFRASMDGCVEYMNTYTIPKLVQNRVRTWYNYTWTAQGMLDESELLDKMPLVMRVAIAVDINLSTFQKIALFQGCDQQMLVDMLLRLKSIIYLPGDFVVKKGDIGKEMYIIKGGAVQVVGGPDNSIVFVTLKAGCVFGEISLLQSAKDGGNRRTANVKAHGFANLFVLEKKDLFDILVHYPESQKVLARKGRQLMKSKAAAGTKTKEEKQKGLALFGPKPPTPKLVKAFMNLRKGGFLEKLKKAAEEEN